The nucleotide sequence CTACAATAACTTAGTTGCAGTTGGATTTCGCGGAGGATATGGCAGTGGATTATTTGATATATGGGATACGACTTCTCATAAAACGGCCATTTCTATTACTTAACCTGACAGTTAATGTCCTGTCGATGCTTTTTTCTCCTCAGGATAcgagtatggcatccaggtGGGATGCTGGAACTGTCAGGATTTGGAATATCGCCACAGGACAAGCTGAGTTGGTGCTAACTGCTCATCACAATGTCATCGACACGCTGGGCTTTTCTGGAGATGACAGGTGGAATGAAGAGTCTTTCTATGCAGCCGGCGAGGGAGAGATGGATCACTTACGGCGGTAGAAATGTCTTGGCCCTCCCATGGGAATTCCAGCGTACGGGCTCAATATATTTTTGGCCGAATGAATCGAGGGGCAATACTCTGGCTTTTATAGGCGATAGTGGACGTCCTGCGATTCTCGCTTCTGAGGGCGAACCAGATTTCGAGGGGTCAAACTCGGCGTGCTGAAGGGCTTTGGGTCAGTCAGCCATCACTGTGGTACTCCTGCTTCATATATAGTACAAATTTACTGTTTTTGCAATTCAGATTCATGTCCAGAATGATCAGACTGAAGGGAGGTAATTCGTAGTTAGCTTACGCAGATAGCTTAACTTGGGACTCTCATGGGTTCATCTCTACCAGCGTATACCAAATATTGCATATGCTGACATTATATATGTAGGCATATAGCCATCTGTACTCAAACAGGATGCCTGCTCTTCTTACATCCATACAAAACACTCTAGATAGAGTCTTTCTTTATGTGATGGTCTATAAGGATGGCATGTCGCTCTTTTGTATTCTAGTTCTTTacccatatcaatctatcgTCTTTCTCTTCGTCTATCTATCCTTTAGCCTCTGGCATCGTACTATCGTACACCCTGTCTTTTATTCGATAACATACTCGGTAATATACGATCTTTAATATGGATTCATTGACCCAGTATTATTGTAGGAGCACTCTCAAATAAGATACAAACCTGATTGTTCTTTGCTAACTGAAGATACAGAACAACAGAAACCAATACCCAGGGAAGCATGTCTTTTCACGCCTCAATTTACGGATAGCCAGTACCCCTGTAGGAGAAAGATGCAAATACAATTGAGATAATAAAGTCCATTCTATCCCTATTTTTGAATTCATCTATGTACGCCGGGTCGTCATCACACATCAACCCAATTCTTCCTAACTACATATACCGTTCCACCCTCGCTTCCTCATCCTTGAAACACTTCCTCTCAGGCCGGAACTGACCCCCAGACGAATGCAAAGCCCTCGACTGCCTCTTATTAATTTCCACAATAAAATCAGTAACTACCGTGACACAATCATTTAGAACATGTGTCGGCGGCGTCGCCCTACACGCCTGACTCTCATATCTCCGAGGGAATGACTGTCCGAAAAATGACTGTCGGTAATAACCCATGTCGTTGAGAATGTAGTCGCTGTCTACCGTGCTGACGGATTTGTCCCGGCAATGGCGCATTTCCATTGCGCGGTCGTTGTCTGATAAGTAGCCTGTGTAGCGGCCTTCGCGGTAGTAGTTAATGAGGACTCGTAGGAGGCGGGCTGTGTGGGCGCATGAGGCAATGAGGATGCTGCTGTTTTCGATTCTGGACCTTGTGAGCATGCTACTAGAAAACAAAGACCGATTTTACTTACTTTATCCAGAGGATGATATCGACCATACTGTCTGAAAGTCACATTCGTCAGCCTATTTTAGTTCACAAACTGCTTCAGCAGGACCACTTACAAAAGCCCGATTTATCGTCGTTGGATTTGAGATACTAAACAATTATCAGCCATGCCAGAACAACCCGGTCATAGGGTAACTCACATATGCTTTCACAATCGAAGCATCCCCAGcaagaagcaaaagaccACTTATCACGACTGTCGGTAACGCCCAACGAACTCGCACACTGCCACTTATGTCCCGAAACTGGGACCAGAATGATACACCTGGATTCTGCTGGAGTTCTCGGAAAAAGAATTGCCAGATTTCGACTGCTGCAATGGCTGCGAGCAGAAAATTGACGGTTGCATTAACGCCTGCCATTGTCAGCAGGCTATTCCACAAAGATGAAGCGGTATAGATACCTCCTTGTACAAAACCAATCATCATTTGCACTGACGGGGATTGGCATTTCACTGATCCGTCAGCTGGAAGTGCGTCCCACATGTAGTGGAAATATTCCAATCTATTGGCCTTGATGCCAAGTTAGTACATATCAAACGCTTGTGGCAGTACTTTCGCGACACGAAGCACTCACTGGAAAATAAGGATGTGGTCCACATTGCAGCACAGTCTGCAACACCACGGCAGTATTCATCACCACTTGAAGAACGGTGCAAGCAAGAATGCTCAGACGCACTCGTCTGTTCGTGAAACAGGTCAAGAGCGTCCACGCCATCCCCGTACGAGAGATCATTCCTGCAGTCACACCTAAAACGAGGTCAGCATGATCCATATCGATGAAGCAAATCACATACCAAATGGCTGCGAGATATGCCCATATCTCAGTACCCGGACTTGCTCAAATGGCTCCAGATACTGTAAAGGCCTCCCAAGACCCCATCGGAAGCTGTATAACGTCAATACTGCTCGTCCATTTCCATCTGATCAAGACAATACCTCAACTCAACAGTCGTCATGTGTATAATGTCGAACCCATATCCAGCAAAGACTAAAAGATCTTCTAGTCCCCAGACTTTATCTAGGACGAACGCTCGAGGCAGAAACCAGCGAATGCCTGTCTTAAGCGCATATCGTAGGATTAGGGCTATCCCAACGAATGCAGTGAGAAACTATTCCTGTCAGTATATCAAGCCATTTCTATCTGACAGAAGCCATACATACCCAACATCCTATGGATATCCCCGTGCCTGGCCAAATTAGCTAGATTCGAGAAATAGAAATGCATGTTTCACTCACCAATATCAAAATGAATTTGATCGTCCATTTTTCATCAGGTCACAATAtaacaaaaacaaaataaACAGTCCATATGGCGTGACATTTCATTTATACCCCAGCTACAAATACAATTTTCCCTCAACGACCCAGGGCAGGTTGGTATATGTGCCAGAACTTGTCAGTGAGGCGAGAGTTTCAGGTATCCCTCTGCCACAACCTTGCAGGTGAGAAGGAGGTGATTGATAGCAAGGGATATAATTTCTTGGATATGATAGCCTAAAAAAGGTTTGGTGTTGCTCGTCCAGTTTGGGTGAGCACTGTAGTTATCTTGTACAAAGATCAACTGTTTTACTACGAACGAGTCATCGGTACCCCATTTTTGTCAACTTCGTGTCGACGCATCGAGGGTATGTGATAACTCAGGCTCGAAGCCATTATGAACGGTGCGCGCTCGTGGAGTAACCAGCTGCTCTGTTAACTCCCGTTCTTCGAACTAGACATATCTATACGCAAGGGACTTGTGACCGGTAGCAACCTACATCATCGAAGACCAATAGCTCTCTATTACTATCGGAGTATAAAgcgatatatatatttcagCTCAGGTTATGGCTATCCCTAGCATGGTCCCTTTGTATACCAGATAGGGAGAACAGTCTCGCCCTTTGCCTTGTGATCAGTCACATCTAACGCTCTTCAATATATTGAATCTATCTTAATCAAACTAAGCTAACCTGTTACTGCTTAATCTTCCGCATCTCCACCAAACACTCCCCAAACTCCGGATAACTCTCAAACGTAACCACCAACCCACTTACAGCCGCCATCAACTTCCACTCGTCACTACTCCGCTCCCTCCCCCCGTAAAACGCAATCATAGCCGCATGCATAGCTGCGTTATTCGCGTTCTTCGTGACTTCGATAATCAGCAGCCGCGAGTCCTGATTCATCGCTGACGCGGTCTTCTGTAGGAGAGCGACCGCTTCGAGGTCCGGCTGGTTGTGCAAGATGTGCTGGAGGCAGTAGATATGCGCGCCTTGGACGGGTTGCGGGGCGGTGTCTTTAAAGTTGTATTTCATGAGTGTCAGGCCTGGAATTGTGTCGACGGTGGCGTAGAAGTCTTGCACGATTAGCTTGTCGGGGCTGAGGTGCGGGTAGGTTTCTTTGACGGCTAGGAGGGTGTGGCCGTGGCCGCCGCCGATGTCGACGACTGCGACAGAGTCATGCGGAGTGCTGGATATGGCGGCGTCGAGGTCGTAGCCGAGGTTCTTGATGCGGTCTGGGGCTTTGAGTTCTTTGAAGAACTTTTGCACCATGAACAGGTTGAAGCTGTCCATTCGGCCTTCGTCAGCCATGATGGAGTAGGTGTGCTTTTTGGAGAGGGCTTCATTTCCGAGGCGTTTGTGGGCGTATTGCATTGGGGTGTCGGCTTCCGCGAAGGGGTAGGCGAAGTTGGTGTCTTTTAGTTTCGGGTACGTGAATGCTCCGGCGAGGAGCCCCTCGATGGTGCTGGGGATGTCAGCAGTGCTATGACTTTTCGGGAGGGGATGCACGAACAAGTGAAGGGCTCCATGTGTTGCGCCTGCGTAATCTGCCAAATGCTTGGTGATGGCATTCGCACCGAAGACATTATCGAATACCTGGTCGACTAATCCCAGTCCTGTCATGATGTACAGCACATCCTCTATGAAAATGAGACATATTCAACCAAAGAAGAATATCAAACGAACCAGCTAACTTGACACCTGCTGCTTGTCAGCAAACACCCAAGACTGAATAAGACAGGCATACCTAGCTCCGGCTCCCCCTTAGCCCTTTCACGGATTTCCGCATTGCTAATCTCAGCCACCTCTTCCGGGGTGATAGGTCTTCCAGCCCGCGTAAGGATCGTGAAGAGATCAAAATGAACAGCTACCGGGATAAACCCCAAGCTCATGGGCTAGCACCATCGTCAGCTCATTGAACCATCGATTCGAGAATCACCCTCACATTCGTAACAATAGCCGCAAGAGCGATACCCGGGTTATCCAAAGGCGAATTCATAATGATAAGATCAAATACTCTCAACAGACAAGGTCAACTCCCAATAATGATAACCCAGGGATCCACAGGCCTATATAACGAGAGGCCAACGTCGCACGCCAAATAAACCGACGGTACGTCGTACACGTATGCCGTCCATCATACGCATACGCATACGTATCACAGGGGTTGATTGTTTGTTCTGTTATCGGGTTTTGATTCAGCTAGCATTCAGATGGCGATGTAGGATGCAGTTCTTCCTTGTCGGCAGCTTATGCATGATGCTATTGGTAGTGGTAAGTGAGTATATGCAAGCCACGGCACatcgggctcgggctcggaGTCGGACTCGGCCATGAGTTGCCCGATAAGAATGTAAGCACTAGGTGTTGATCCCGGGTTTTGCGGGTACACTTGAGTTATTCAGCTCTCAGCTGGAAAGGCTATCTTTCGAATCAGCTTTTTTGGGATCGTAAATGTACCGGCATTAGGAATATGTGTGTCCGGTATGACAGCATCAGACGATCGGCAGATATTATGCGAGAACTTCGTGGCTAATCGATGTCCAATCCAAGCAGTGTCCTGGGCTCTAGCAGACCAGACCCCTCATATCTCGACTTGGAAGAGAAGCTCTGTCTTCCGGCTTCATATCCAATTCCTTTGATGCATGTGGAGACCTACTAGTCATGAAAAGAAAGTTCGGTCTATTTCAAATCATTTGAATCTCTCTATTATTCGTCTATCCACGTATTAGCCTAAAGCACTCCGTACAGCAGTCGGATAGACTGCAACTCACCATGGGTATCATATTCCAAAAAGAAACGCGGACTATTTAATTGCGGTCCAATCATATTACATGAGGGTTTATAACCCGCTATCTACTTTGATAAACTCACGCGAGTCTCCATATCCATTCATTTCATCACGTACTCATTCGGTCATCCGAGTTATCCTGAAAAGTTTCCGGGAAGAACCCCGGCGGGGGCCAGATATCAGCTATAGACGGCGGATGGATTAATGGCTGCGATCCCACCAGACGGTCTGGATCGTGGCAGAATGCTTGGAATGTGCTGTCGTCAATGAAGCCGAATTCTTTCAGTCCTGCCTCGCGGTTATTGGCCCATTCGGTTGTGTCGAGATATGCGAGGTCTTCGAAGATAGCGTCGATGGCACCGTTCGATGCTTGCGGTTCTCCTATTTTGGAGCCGCTAGGCCCGGGATTAAGGGCCATGTTTTCAGGGTGGGATGGTCGGTCAGGGACCGTCCTCATCTGGTTCGACACTGATGAGTCAGGTGTGGGTGGCTGCGGTTGTGTTGAAGGTGGCATTCCATTCGTTGGAGCAAGCTTATCTGCCAAGGTTGGAGTAGTTTTGACCTGTTGCAGAGACGATGCATCTGTCATAGATAGATCTGCATTCTCCATAGCCGTGTCCTTTGGAGTCATGTACTGTCCATCCGCAGGCATTGCTATACCAAGTATCGACGAGGACAAGTCCTGCTTCGCAGCCCCCGGCATGTTTGCTTGGGTCCGCATCGAATTGCCTTTTGGGTGACTTCCTGTCACGGTCACAGGCCCCGGGGAAAGCCCTGGGATATTCATTGTCCCATGCAGCGCCATGGATGGAACCTCGGACAGGCTGCCTGACCGATACCAGCGCTCGATAGTAGTAAGCAGCGTGACATAGGCCGGCCATGTCGGAGCGAGCTCCTTCGTCCGCTTGACCAGTGCCTCCGTCCACTGTGAAAACGGAAACGAATCCGACTCAATCATGGTGCGCAGCGCAAACGCCTGCTCAGTAATGGTGCGCAGAGATAACTCGAATACTGGTGGCAGTCCACACATCGAAAAGTTGTCCAAATGCTGAGAGATCATCGGGAGCGCCCGATAGAGCAGTTTCTTTGCGCCTTCGGTGGCGGGTCGCTGTGAGTGATGCAGACCAAGCTCCTGAGGTGCAATACGTAGATAGAGCCATAGGAGTGTAGCGACATATACCAATCCTAGATAACTCTGGTGCGGGAGCAGAGCGGAATGCCGCTCTGGGTAGATACTTTCGGCGCCGATCAGTCGACAGCCCAAAGGCAGATGGTCGTCCCATTGTTTGAGTTCCAGGACCATCTGCTGTGCAAACGCATGACTGTTCGGCCCGACAGAACAGTCGCGCGCGATCTTATTCAGCACACTCGCCAGTTCGACCAGACGGTTAAAGCAGCTGAGAGCGAGAAGGGGACCTCGCCGTGGTGGATTTTTTGTCTGTGCTGCCCCCGTAGGCGGCAAGACGTCGGCCCAGGAATTCCACTCCTCCAGACCATCTTCTTCTAACAAGCCCACCGGCGATAGATCCCGCGGGTGCATACAAGGTCTCCGAGAGAGTCTGAACGACAGCAAGGAGTCGACCACAAAGCAACCCAAGAAGGTTGCCTTGTCCTGTCGGAGCTCCTCTGACCGCCGAGTATCGGTCAATGCCCCAAGATCCATGGAAATAGCCATCCGGACGGCTTTGCCGCTCATCAGCCAAGCAGCCGTCCACTCCTCCATACCAATGTTCACCAAGGTCAAGAGTAGCAATGCCTGTACATGTCCCAATTCATAATGCTCGTTCTCCGACGGGATCAAACTCCGCGCTATCGAGTAGTATCCCTTCGTCTTAGCAAGTAGACCCGATGGACCGTCGAGTTGGTTGACCCGGGACTGAGAGACGGTATAGCTCAAGATGGCCCATAGTGCTGCATGGTCTCCAGAGCCAGGGGATACATTTGTAACGGACAGGGGCGAGTTCGCATAGAGGTAGGATGCTCGTAGGATATTGTGTTTCGCTACGATCGGAAACCAGGAATGGGTGGCGGCGAAATAAACGTCCAGTAGATGGGACGTCTGCGGAGGAAGCTGTAACGTATTGAGGCCATTACTGTGAGGTTGCGGCGCAGCTCGACCATCTGTTGGCAAAGACAACCGAGACCTCTTGAGACGGGGAGAAGCAGACGGCTCGACCACGCGTGGCGCATCAAGTCGAGGAGTCGAATGGCTTTGATCTACTCGAAGACCCCATTCACTGCTGGAAATAGACGCACTATCCGCTCGGGACCGTTTCCCAGAGGTTTGCGACGGTGATGATTCCGAATTTGACGACAACATCTTCTCGAGTGCACTGTAAAGACGGCTAGTTTTCCAAGACTCATGCAAGCTCTCCGATGCGCCATCATCAGACCATAGTGACATCACCCTATCCCTCCGGTCGGCTGATTCTGGTGTTGTGCCCAAGAGGGAAAGCATGGTGTCCTCGAAGCCATCGATGTTGCAGATCGACAAGGCCCAAAGCTTCTCCATACCCCGAACGTAACCTTCAGGCAGGCCGCGCTTCTTCGCGTTGGGGTCGTATGAGCATGTCTGGCCAGAAGACTGACAGGCTGAGCAAGCAGGACGAAGCCCATCGCATTTATCCTAAGTTTACCATTTCATGTCAGGGCCACTGTACGGGAGATGCGGGGAGTGTTCCGGGGAGACCGTTCCCACCAGGGAAAGGTATACCAACCTTTTTACTGCGACACCTGTCGCAGGCCCTCGAGACCCTCTTGCGTCGAGGGGCTTTTGAATCAGAACCCTCGTCCATGGAAGAGGGTTAGCTATGGCGAACAGAGCGCCATGTAGAAACGGCGACAGGTAAGATAGGACTGGAAAACGCGGGTCCCAACAACAGAATATTAGAATACTTTAACGAATCCACAGGAGAAGCAGAAAGGTTGAAAACCAAAGACAGGAGTCGCAATGAATAAGAACGATGGCGATAAGACCGGATGGTAGTCACGGGCCCAAGAGCAGAAGTCGCGTATGTCGCCAAACTATGCGGCGGCATGTCGGTATCCAAAGCGGCTTTTCTCGGCAGGCCACCAACGAACTGGAACGACACAACTGACGTCCAGCCAAGCAGCGATCTCAGCACGAGACTTCGATAATCAGAGATACTCTCGTTCTGTAGTGTCCGAGAGCGGATCCCGAAATAGGATAAGATAGAACAAAACGCGGAATACAGAAGAAGAGGACTCCTGAGAAGCAGCACGGAACGCTCCGTGGTTTCTAGGAACGAGCAGTAAGAGCAATAGTATATCGTTGGAGCCGTCCGAGGCAAAGGAATGAGGCCGAGATGTTTTCGGGGAGTCGCCCGGGATGTGGCCGCTCTGGTCTCCACACTCGACGTCCCCACACTCTCCACGATGCTGTGGGATTTTCCTACTGCTacgagtactccgtacaaagCACAAGAATAGAGTACTACTTAGTACTTCGAAGCATTCATCGCATGTCAAGTCAAGAGAGTAATACTCTATATTGCTCCTGCCATCGTACGATAGGCAGTCTATCTCTGAATTGAACATAACGAtactctactccgtacagcacCCTTGAGGGTCCAGTGCTCGAGCGGCCAATCAAGAATGCACCTTTCCTACTATAGGTAACTGCCGATTATCGGTCATTTCTAacaagggaaaaaaaaaaagactcAATGAGGTTTCTATTATTCATGGTTATATAACCGCTGGTCTTGAATAGGTGTTTTCGGGTGCTGTGGGAGGTTCCACAGAAAGAATTGTCGTCATCGTGAGAATAATGTTGAGAGAGGAACTGAACAGTTCTGGACAGCTTCAATAATATACACTTCCTAGGTACCCCTACAGAGTAGCCGCAGCCAATGAGCCGAATCAGATTGACACTGCTGATCAGAAGTCATGATCTCCACGGCGCTGTACTGAGGACTATGCTCTCGGCATCCCGGATCGGTAGTGGTCATGAAGGCGTTGCTGTATATCGGGAATGAGCACGGAGTAGAGGATATGGCCATGCAGAGTTAGCCGGCACATAGTAACGGTTGCCAATGTACAGGATACGGGGTGTTCCAAAGTAGATATCTCTTGACAGACACATCTTGTACCATTGGTATCGTTCTACTCTGCATATCGGAGTTAGGAAACTCCCCGCATATTGCCTCAATTGTGCATCCCACCTTCACTCTAGAACGTGATGGATTCCATACAGGTCCTATGCCCCATATCCTCTGTGAACCATGATTTACTGTACAAAGAACCCCCAGAGATACTCCCACTTTGACATAAATGACACCGGCAAAGTGCTTAGCCGATGGTAGCTCCGAGGGCGGTGAGTCGCTGGGATTCCGCTGTATGCAGTGACGGCAGTTGACTCTCCAACATCCGAGACCTACTGTAGGACTCCATAGTAAGAAAGCTATCTCGCCCATCTTGTGGTCCAGCGCTGTCGCATGTTACTGCCCCTCTCCTGACTTTGTCTTCGCTTATCCCACAGCAGCCAATTGTCCATCCCCGCAGCATGCGAGCTGCGAACAGCCACGACGATATCTCCAACTCCAGTATCGCAAGACATCATCGTCGTGGAATCTTGCCTCTGATTACATAGTACGCACCGGGGAAGAATACGGCGCTTGCACTCTTTTCAGCACATCGATTGGAGCTATGGGATCCTGATCGGACCTGTTGCAATCATACAGGACTGCCAAATCCATTTGCTTCTTTAAACAAACCGTTCGCAACGAGCTGTCATCATGAACCTTCGCAATGGTGAAGACACTCATCGAAAAATCGACTCCGATGCTTCCCTGGTGCTGGTTGGCATCCGGGGGTGCGGGAAGCGCTCCTTGGGCTTTGTCGCGGCTACGGCGTTGAAGAGACGCTTCATCACCGAGGATCACTACTTCAGGGAGGTTACAGGGCAAACGCGACAAGAGTTTCTGAAATTACATGGGAGTCAGGAGTTCCAACGTCGTGATATCGAAGTCCTGAAAATGATGCTCGACAAACACCGGAAACACTGCGTTATCGAGTGTGGTTTGGGCAGCCTCACTCGACCAGTCCAAGAACATCTTCGATTATATTGTGCGATGAATCCGGTTGTGTATTTGGTGCGCGATATTCGCCATATTCAGGACCTGCTGGGATTGGAGGATCAGTCTGTCCGGTTACTCCGCGAAGGCGATTCGTTACATCGGACATGCTCCAACTTCGAGTTCTACAATATAGAAGATCGTTCGAGCGTAGCGGCTCAGTCTGATGAAGGGTCGCCGGATCGACGTTCTGCAAATTACTCGTTCAAACTCAAGGAAGTCAAGGAGGATTTCACCCGTTTCGTCCACTTGGTCACCGGCGCCAATGCGAACCATTCGAGCTACGATTCGCCCTTTGTCCTACTCGAAACGCCTCCGGAACTTAGGTCCTACACCCATGCCATATTCATCCGCCTGTCTGATCTGATCGAGGAGGTCATCGATCTTGCTGAACTTGAGTCCGGGGGAGACGCCATCGAGCTTTGTGTTGACCGCTGGGGTCCAGATATGGCAAACATCCTGAGCCAGCAAGTATCcttgctccgcagaaatgcCCGGACGCCTATTCTTCTTTCTGTTGATATATCCTCGTCTGAAATTGCGCAGGATGATGATACATCCGTATACTTTGACATATTGGAACACGGTCTGCGACTGGCGGTCGAGTATCTGGCCGTCGACGTGGGCCAAAACCAAGCGCAGGTGCGCAATACAATCCGTAACAGGGGAACAACCAAAATTGTCGGCCAATATGTGTTCGAGCCGTCGTCGGATGTGACCTGGGAGGACGACGAATGCCTTTCCCGCTATCTGCAAGTGGAACAACTCGATTGCCAATTGGTTCGCGTTCTCCGTGTCGCAACAGAACGCGAGGATAATGCCGCTGTGATCAAATTCAAAAACCGCGTTCAGTCATTGCCCGGAACGCATCCGCCACTTATCGCCTACAACATCGGCCGCCTTGGACGTACCTCTCAAGTTTTCAACTCAATACTCACCTCCGTGACCCATCCGGCAATCAAACGCACTACAAACAACGAACGGGATCCTCAAATCACATCGCGAGATGCAGTGCAAGCTTTGTACCAGAGCTATATACTGGACCCTCTCCAGTTCTGCATTCTCGGAGCCCACGTAGGGTATAGTATGTCACCCGCTATGCACAATGCTGCCTTCCGCCATTGCGGCATGAACCACACTTACAGGATCCCCGAATCTCCTTCGCTGGCGGTTTTAGAGCAACTAGGACGGGATCCTAATTTCGGAGGCTCCAGTGTCGTCCAGCCCTGGCGAGAACAGGTATATCAGAAGCTCGCATCGAAAAGCCGACATGCCGAAGCCATCGGGGCGATCAACACAGTTATGCCACTCCGGGGTCGAGCAGACGGGACTATGTTTCCGTTACAAGAGCAGGCGAGCCGTCGCAATCAAGCAGGTCCTGTGCTAGGATGGTACGGAGAGAACACGGACTGGGTGGGTATTATGACTTGCATCAATCGCAATCTCTCGCCCAGGAACGCCATCAGTCCGCTGAAAACAACAGGGCTGGTGATTGGAGCGGGTGGTATGGCCCGCTCTGCTATCTATGCAATGCTCCGGGTGGGATGCCGGAAGATCTTTATCTACAATCGCACCCTGTCGCGGGCAGAGGAAGTGGCCCGCCATTTTAATTCATGGGCGTCATCACAATCCGACTCGCCGGATGTTGTGCGGATTTTACGGTCGACGGAGGATGAATGGCCATCCGATGCCTGTCCTCCATGCTTAATCGCGTCGTGTGTACCGGCCGATCCAGACATGGGTGAACCCGCGAACTTTGAGATGCCTACACAATGGCTCGGGAGTCCAACGGGCGGAGTGATTCTGGAACTAGCATACAAGCCACTCAATACGCCACTCCTGCGACAAATGCGCCACATCCGGAGTGAAACCGGTCGCGCATGGGTCTTGGTAGATGGACTCGATAATGTCTTGGAACAAGGTATTGCGCAGTTCGAACTGATGACTGGCCGGAAAGCACCGCGACGGCTGATGACTTGGGAGGTCCTCCGAAATTACGTTGGCGAGAACGGGCCGTTTGACGAGAAGACGATTCAGTCTCGCTTAGATGGAGTTATCTTGGG is from Aspergillus chevalieri M1 DNA, chromosome 8, nearly complete sequence and encodes:
- a CDS encoding uncharacterized protein (COG:S;~EggNog:ENOG410Q2P4;~TransMembrane:3 (o6-25i51-71o91-114i)), which gives rise to MAGVNATVNFLLAAIAAVEIWQFFFRELQQNPGVSFWSQFRDISGSVRVRWALPTVVISGLLLLAGDASIVKAYYLKSNDDKSGFYSMVDIILWIKIENSSILIASCAHTARLLRVLINYYREGRYTGYLSDNDRAMEMRHCRDKSVSTVDSDYILNDMGYYRQSFFGQSFPRRYESQACRATPPTHVLNDCVTVVTDFIVEINKRQSRALHSSGGQFRPERKCFKDEEARVERYM
- a CDS encoding putative O-methyltransferase (COG:S;~EggNog:ENOG410Q2VS;~InterPro:IPR029063,IPR016461,IPR001077;~PFAM:PF00891;~go_function: GO:0008168 - methyltransferase activity [Evidence IEA];~go_function: GO:0008171 - O-methyltransferase activity [Evidence IEA]) is translated as MNSPLDNPGIALAAIVTNPMSLGFIPVAVHFDLFTILTRAGRPITPEEVAEISNAEIRERAKGEPELGVKLAEDVLYIMTGLGLVDQVFDNVFGANAITKHLADYAGATHGALHFTIEGLLAGAFTYPKLKDTNFAYPFAEADTPMQYAHKRLGNEALSKKHTYSIMADEGRMDSFNLFMVQKFFKELKAPDRIKNLGYDLDAAISSTPHDSVAVVDIGGGHGHTLLAVKETYPHLSPDKLIVQDFYATVDTIPGLTLMKYNFKDTAPQPVQGAHIYCLQHILHNQPDLEAVALLQKTASAMNQDSRLLIIEVTKNANNAAMHAAMIAFYGGRERSSDEWKLMAAVSGLVVTFESYPEFGECLVEMRKIKQ
- a CDS encoding putative C6 transcription factor (COG:K;~EggNog:ENOG410PMIY;~InterPro:IPR007219;~PFAM:PF04082;~TransMembrane:1 (o441-459i);~go_function: GO:0003677 - DNA binding [Evidence IEA];~go_function: GO:0008270 - zinc ion binding [Evidence IEA];~go_process: GO:0006351 - transcription, DNA-templated [Evidence IEA]) — translated: MEKLWALSICNIDGFEDTMLSLLGTTPESADRRDRVMSLWSDDGASESLHESWKTSRLYSALEKMLSSNSESSPSQTSGKRSRADSASISSSEWGLRVDQSHSTPRLDAPRVVEPSASPRLKRSRLSLPTDGRAAPQPHSNGLNTLQLPPQTSHLLDVYFAATHSWFPIVAKHNILRASYLYANSPLSVTNVSPGSGDHAALWAILSYTVSQSRVNQLDGPSGLLAKTKGYYSIARSLIPSENEHYELGHVQALLLLTLVNIGMEEWTAAWLMSGKAVRMAISMDLGALTDTRRSEELRQDKATFLGCFVVDSLLSFRLSRRPCMHPRDLSPVGLLEEDGLEEWNSWADVLPPTGAAQTKNPPRRGPLLALSCFNRLVELASVLNKIARDCSVGPNSHAFAQQMVLELKQWDDHLPLGCRLIGAESIYPERHSALLPHQSYLGLVYVATLLWLYLRIAPQELGLHHSQRPATEGAKKLLYRALPMISQHLDNFSMCGLPPVFELSLRTITEQAFALRTMIESDSFPFSQWTEALVKRTKELAPTWPAYVTLLTTIERWYRSGSLSEVPSMALHGTMNIPGLSPGPVTVTGSHPKGNSMRTQANMPGAAKQDLSSSILGIAMPADGQYMTPKDTAMENADLSMTDASSLQQVKTTPTLADKLAPTNGMPPSTQPQPPTPDSSVSNQMRTVPDRPSHPENMALNPGPSGSKIGEPQASNGAIDAIFEDLAYLDTTEWANNREAGLKEFGFIDDSTFQAFCHDPDRLVGSQPLIHPPSIADIWPPPGFFPETFQDNSDDRMST